One segment of Bacillus alkalisoli DNA contains the following:
- a CDS encoding DUF3813 domain-containing protein produces the protein MGNRLFQSAKEAVMNVIQHKSEHQSSYEQQDVEVAKNALSSAYANSTEAEQRQLREFQDQLEQSMHNNKE, from the coding sequence ATGGGCAATCGTTTATTCCAATCCGCAAAAGAGGCTGTTATGAACGTTATTCAACATAAAAGTGAACACCAATCGTCATATGAACAACAGGATGTAGAAGTTGCCAAAAATGCACTATCCTCCGCTTATGCAAACTCAACAGAAGCTGAACAACGCCAGCTTCGTGAGTTTCAAGATCAGTTAGAGCAATCGATGCATAATAATAAAGAGTAA
- a CDS encoding SDR family oxidoreductase — protein sequence MSNQSENKKTLPPQHQNRQPGIESEMTPKPVSDDSSYKGSGKLDGKVAIITGGDSGIGRSVSILYAKEGADVVIVYLDEHSDAEETKRLVEVQGGKCLLMAGDIGDESFCKQIIDETIQTFSKLDILVNNAAEQHPQNSIEYISSSQLEKTFRTNVFSFFYLTKAALPFLGAGSSIINTASVTAYAGNETLLDYSATKGAIVTFTRSLALQLVGQGIRVNGVAPGPIWTPLIPSTFSADKVAEFGANTPMQRPGQPEEVAPSYVFLASDDASYMTGQMIHINGGKVVNG from the coding sequence ATGAGTAATCAATCTGAAAATAAAAAAACGTTACCGCCACAACATCAAAATAGGCAACCAGGAATTGAATCTGAAATGACACCGAAGCCAGTGTCGGATGATAGTAGTTATAAAGGAAGCGGTAAACTTGATGGAAAAGTAGCTATCATTACAGGTGGAGATAGTGGAATTGGACGATCTGTTTCTATTTTGTATGCAAAAGAAGGTGCAGATGTTGTCATTGTTTATTTGGACGAGCATAGTGATGCTGAGGAAACAAAGAGATTAGTAGAGGTACAAGGCGGTAAATGCCTATTGATGGCAGGTGATATAGGAGACGAATCTTTTTGTAAACAAATAATCGATGAGACGATTCAAACATTCTCTAAGCTTGATATTTTAGTTAATAATGCTGCAGAACAACATCCACAAAATAGTATTGAATATATTAGCAGTAGTCAGTTAGAGAAAACGTTCCGAACAAATGTATTTTCCTTTTTTTATTTAACAAAAGCAGCATTGCCATTCTTAGGTGCTGGTAGCTCCATTATTAATACCGCATCTGTGACAGCTTATGCTGGGAATGAAACATTACTTGATTATTCAGCAACAAAAGGTGCCATCGTTACGTTTACTCGCTCGTTAGCGTTACAGCTAGTTGGCCAAGGTATTCGAGTTAACGGTGTTGCACCGGGGCCAATTTGGACACCATTGATTCCGTCTACTTTTTCAGCAGATAAAGTAGCGGAGTTTGGTGCCAATACTCCGATGCAACGACCTGGTCAACCAGAAGAAGTTGCCCCAAGTTATGTATTCTTAGCAAGTGATGATGCATCTTATATGACTGGACAAATGATACATATCAATGGTGGGAAAGTAGTAAATGGGTAA
- a CDS encoding CvfB family protein, which yields MLQVGTVVNLSVDRETPLGYMLSDGYLEDAVFLHRNEVEGEISMDDTVDVFLYTDQKGRLSASMAIPKGLDEHEWMEVVDVVPDLGVFINIGISKDALIPADDLPVFESIWPQVGDHLLCRLKTDRRGMLIGKLATHDVMLDRSVKAPSTLLNNNIQGAVYRLLKVGSYIVTNEGYVGFIHNSERKEEPRLGSVVEGRVIDVKEDGTVNVSLLPRKQEAMTDDSEMIMTYLQSRNGAMPYSDKSAPEDITERFNMSKAAFKRALGKLMKDGKITQSEGWTYEKKE from the coding sequence ATGTTACAAGTTGGAACAGTAGTAAACTTATCTGTAGATCGTGAAACGCCGTTAGGGTATATGTTATCTGATGGCTATTTAGAAGATGCTGTTTTTCTTCACCGTAATGAAGTAGAAGGGGAAATAAGCATGGATGATACTGTAGATGTGTTTTTGTATACAGATCAAAAAGGTAGATTATCAGCAAGCATGGCAATTCCAAAGGGCTTAGATGAGCATGAATGGATGGAAGTAGTAGATGTAGTGCCGGACTTAGGGGTTTTTATTAACATCGGTATTTCTAAAGACGCATTAATTCCTGCCGATGATCTTCCTGTATTTGAATCCATTTGGCCACAAGTAGGGGACCATTTACTATGTCGTTTGAAAACAGACCGCCGTGGGATGTTAATTGGAAAATTAGCTACACATGACGTAATGTTAGACCGTTCCGTAAAAGCTCCAAGTACCCTTTTGAACAATAACATTCAAGGAGCGGTGTATCGTTTACTTAAAGTAGGTAGTTACATCGTAACAAACGAAGGATATGTTGGTTTTATCCACAACTCAGAACGCAAAGAAGAGCCACGATTAGGTTCCGTAGTAGAAGGAAGAGTTATTGACGTGAAGGAAGATGGGACGGTTAACGTATCTTTACTTCCTAGAAAACAAGAAGCAATGACAGATGATTCAGAAATGATTATGACTTATTTACAATCGAGAAACGGCGCGATGCCATACAGTGATAAAAGTGCACCAGAAGATATTACAGAGCGATTTAATATGAGTAAAGCAGCCTTCAAACGTGCTCTCGGGAAGCTAATGAAAGATGGAAAGATTACACAGAGTGAAGGGTGGACGTACGAAAAAAAGGAGTAG
- a CDS encoding Cof-type HAD-IIB family hydrolase, whose translation MEKHLIAIDLDGTLLTDDKKISRRNKQALRKAMEQGHEVVIATGRPYRASIMYYEEIGLTTPIVNFNGAFVHFPGNDDWGVFHEPLDLETVKEIVKISEKYQIHNILAEVMDDVYFHFHDEKLLDIFSFGNPKMETGDLRSILKKDPTCILIHASEDEVDKIRHYLSEVHAEVIDHRRWAAPWHIIEIVRTGLSKAVGLERIAKHYNIPQQNIIAFGDEDNDFEMIEYAGTGVAMGNAIEELKEKANEVTLTNEEDGIAVFLENYLKQ comes from the coding sequence ATGGAAAAACATTTAATTGCTATAGATTTAGACGGAACATTACTTACAGACGATAAAAAAATCTCTAGAAGAAACAAACAAGCGTTACGAAAAGCGATGGAACAAGGACACGAAGTTGTAATTGCAACAGGACGACCTTATCGAGCAAGTATTATGTATTATGAAGAAATTGGCTTAACTACACCAATTGTTAATTTTAATGGTGCGTTTGTTCATTTCCCTGGAAACGATGATTGGGGAGTATTCCATGAACCTCTTGATTTAGAAACGGTTAAAGAAATTGTAAAGATTAGTGAAAAATATCAAATTCATAACATTTTAGCAGAAGTAATGGATGATGTTTATTTTCATTTTCATGATGAAAAGTTGTTAGATATATTCAGTTTTGGGAATCCAAAAATGGAAACAGGGGATTTAAGAAGTATTTTAAAGAAAGATCCTACATGTATATTAATTCATGCAAGTGAAGATGAAGTAGATAAAATACGTCACTATTTATCTGAAGTGCATGCGGAGGTAATCGATCATAGAAGATGGGCTGCTCCATGGCACATTATTGAAATTGTACGTACAGGACTAAGTAAAGCAGTAGGTCTTGAAAGAATTGCAAAACACTACAACATTCCGCAACAAAATATTATCGCTTTTGGTGACGAAGATAATGATTTTGAAATGATTGAGTATGCTGGCACTGGTGTAGCGATGGGCAATGCAATTGAAGAATTAAAAGAAAAAGCAAACGAAGTAACACTAACTAATGAAGAAGACGGCATAGCAGTATTTTTAGAAAACTATTTAAAGCAATAA
- a CDS encoding nucleotidyltransferase domain-containing protein: MGLLTKFNERDKKLPTERKKLMDAIETDVKNDPNIIAAFYGGSIAKGNEDNYSDIDLRIIVKEHKFEHYKLNKKERAKKWGDVLFYEDFSWASYSISHYNNFIKVDTFYYKEKDLHASLYLKEMNVIHDPSGLLKNVLKDSKSLRFPYSQEELDVWRGKVFAYLHETYRRVRRKEYNYAFSMLESLRFSVVTGWYTEIEIPANNFGDWSKVEGERSPLTEEQLALLASWDNPDRNERDILNVAKAIFKEFKVVHKNLCKKYNLNEEEEIIIEVEKLVF, translated from the coding sequence GTGGGATTATTAACTAAATTTAATGAAAGAGATAAAAAACTACCAACCGAAAGAAAGAAATTAATGGATGCAATTGAAACGGATGTAAAAAACGATCCAAATATCATAGCAGCATTTTATGGAGGCTCCATTGCAAAAGGAAATGAGGATAATTATTCGGATATTGATCTACGAATAATTGTTAAGGAACATAAATTTGAACACTACAAATTGAACAAAAAAGAGCGTGCAAAAAAATGGGGAGATGTACTTTTTTATGAAGATTTTTCATGGGCATCGTACAGTATTTCACATTATAATAATTTCATAAAAGTAGATACCTTTTATTATAAGGAAAAAGATTTACATGCCTCTCTCTATTTAAAGGAAATGAATGTAATACATGATCCGAGTGGCCTATTAAAAAATGTACTAAAAGACTCTAAGTCTTTACGTTTTCCATATTCACAAGAGGAACTTGATGTGTGGAGAGGAAAGGTGTTTGCTTATCTTCATGAGACGTATAGAAGAGTTAGGAGAAAAGAGTATAATTATGCTTTTTCCATGCTAGAAAGTCTACGATTTTCCGTAGTTACCGGTTGGTATACGGAGATAGAAATTCCTGCAAATAATTTTGGTGATTGGTCAAAAGTAGAGGGAGAAAGAAGTCCGCTTACAGAAGAACAATTAGCACTTCTAGCTAGTTGGGATAATCCAGATCGAAATGAAAGAGATATTTTAAATGTGGCCAAAGCTATATTTAAAGAGTTCAAGGTCGTTCATAAAAATTTGTGTAAAAAGTACAATTTAAACGAAGAAGAAGAAATCATTATAGAAGTTGAAAAATTAGTTTTCTAA
- a CDS encoding DegV family protein, protein MTIRILADSACDLPKSYLEENDVELIPLKVLFKNDEYDDMVTIDSKQIFDAMKEGEVVKTSQASPEHFKRVFTEIAHNNETAIYVAFSSELSGTYQTAMLMRNDVLEEFPNLDLTIIDSKSASLGLGLIVKKAIESAKSGATKEQLLEEIQHTCTHMEHIFTVDNLDYLARGGRVSRASAFVGGLLNIKPLLHMEEGKLIPIEKIRGRKKVLRRMVELMKERGTSLDTQVIAISHGDDEETAHALKELIQQETGNHNIYIYSIGSAIGAHSGPGTIALFFLNEVK, encoded by the coding sequence ATGACAATAAGAATTTTAGCAGATAGTGCTTGTGACTTACCTAAAAGTTATTTAGAAGAAAATGATGTGGAGTTAATTCCATTAAAAGTATTGTTCAAAAATGATGAGTATGATGATATGGTGACCATTGACTCCAAACAAATTTTTGATGCAATGAAAGAAGGAGAAGTAGTAAAAACTTCCCAAGCATCTCCGGAACACTTTAAACGTGTTTTCACAGAAATTGCCCATAATAATGAAACAGCTATTTACGTTGCTTTTTCTTCAGAGCTATCAGGTACATATCAAACAGCCATGTTAATGCGTAATGATGTTTTAGAGGAATTCCCCAACTTAGATCTTACAATTATCGACTCCAAGTCAGCTTCTCTTGGCTTAGGATTAATTGTAAAAAAAGCTATTGAAAGTGCTAAATCTGGAGCAACAAAAGAACAACTTTTAGAGGAAATTCAACATACTTGTACACATATGGAACATATTTTCACTGTGGACAATTTGGATTATTTAGCTAGAGGTGGTCGAGTTAGTCGTGCTTCTGCATTTGTAGGTGGTCTGTTAAACATTAAACCTTTACTACATATGGAAGAAGGAAAACTTATCCCAATTGAAAAAATACGAGGTCGCAAAAAGGTTTTACGCCGAATGGTTGAATTAATGAAGGAACGGGGTACTTCTTTAGACACACAAGTTATCGCTATTAGTCACGGTGATGATGAAGAAACCGCACATGCACTAAAAGAATTGATTCAACAAGAAACTGGCAATCATAATATTTATATTTATTCTATCGGATCTGCAATAGGCGCTCATTCTGGCCCTGGAACAATAGCTCTTTTCTTCTTAAATGAAGTGAAATAA
- a CDS encoding YitT family protein, which translates to MVVQQTKKVIIVIIGAFLNAIAMNFFLIPADVYASGFTGVAQLAFRISEDYLPFTVSTGLTLLVLNIPVTILAWKKVGRSFTVYSFLSVFLMSLFLEIVPIYKFNDDILLNAVFGGVIAAVGVGLTLKWGASTGGLDIIAMILSRMKDKPVGIYFFALNSVIILTAGLIFGWEKALYTLVALYASTRVIDAIHTRHEKLTAMIITKKGQDLKDAIHEKMVRGITSVPAKGAYSGEEKEMLMIVVTRYELYDLERIIKDVDENAFTNIVQTTGIFGFFRRD; encoded by the coding sequence ATGGTTGTTCAGCAAACAAAAAAAGTTATTATCGTAATCATTGGTGCATTCCTTAATGCTATTGCAATGAATTTCTTCCTAATTCCTGCTGATGTATATGCAAGTGGCTTTACAGGAGTTGCTCAGTTGGCGTTTCGAATCTCAGAAGACTATTTACCTTTTACCGTATCAACTGGTTTAACATTACTCGTACTTAATATTCCTGTAACTATTTTAGCTTGGAAAAAAGTCGGAAGATCTTTTACTGTGTACAGTTTTTTAAGTGTATTTTTAATGTCACTATTTTTAGAAATTGTTCCTATTTATAAATTTAATGATGATATATTATTAAATGCTGTATTTGGAGGAGTAATAGCTGCGGTTGGAGTAGGATTAACATTGAAGTGGGGAGCATCCACTGGTGGACTTGATATTATTGCGATGATACTTTCACGAATGAAGGACAAGCCAGTAGGAATATACTTCTTCGCACTAAATTCAGTCATTATTTTAACAGCAGGTTTAATATTTGGTTGGGAAAAAGCTTTATACACCCTTGTAGCTTTATATGCTTCAACAAGGGTTATCGATGCCATACATACGCGTCACGAAAAACTAACAGCTATGATTATTACCAAAAAAGGTCAGGATCTTAAAGATGCCATTCACGAAAAAATGGTCCGCGGTATTACATCTGTCCCTGCAAAAGGTGCATACTCTGGAGAAGAAAAAGAAATGTTAATGATCGTAGTAACGAGATACGAACTTTATGACTTAGAACGTATCATTAAAGATGTAGATGAAAATGCCTTTACAAATATTGTTCAAACAACTGGGATTTTTGGATTTTTCCGAAGAGATTAG
- a CDS encoding metal-sulfur cluster assembly factor yields MNTYEGKMNMGQEDLKVKIMEALEEVEDPELRVDIVNLGLVYGVEIEEGIVVVTMTLTSIGCPLAGTIVEHVKKALINIDGVKGVDVNITFNPPWSRDKMSRLAKIALNVADY; encoded by the coding sequence ATGAATACTTATGAAGGGAAGATGAACATGGGACAAGAAGACTTAAAAGTAAAAATTATGGAAGCACTAGAAGAAGTGGAAGATCCGGAATTACGCGTTGATATTGTCAACTTAGGACTCGTTTACGGAGTAGAAATAGAAGAAGGGATAGTAGTAGTAACAATGACATTAACGTCTATTGGTTGCCCTCTTGCAGGCACAATTGTGGAACATGTTAAAAAAGCGTTAATTAACATTGATGGTGTCAAGGGTGTAGATGTGAATATTACATTTAATCCACCATGGAGCAGAGATAAAATGTCTAGGTTAGCGAAAATTGCTTTAAATGTTGCGGATTATTAA
- a CDS encoding BsuPI-related putative proteinase inhibitor, producing the protein MKKLLACLILILSVGCVQQVTNNNNNNVPKPDEETPVAEVPAEVIDLNKIEMDFIALAGSNEVQFVLGLTNKNEAEAELYFSTGQKYEIVVTKGGNEVYRYTNDRMFTEALEQLTLPSRERLEWEESWNYTIDGERLPEGEYEARAFFVPYQISNMEVNDQLFSMTTNFVVPAENKAYRNVTVEGENGRYIVRGEGRVFEATASYFVEDGQNYLVEETFFTLKEGAPSWSEFELEINIDQDKLPEHGTVTLVLFERSAKDGSIVNEYYVTLERF; encoded by the coding sequence GTGAAAAAATTATTAGCTTGCTTAATATTAATTCTTTCTGTAGGTTGCGTTCAACAGGTAACAAATAATAATAACAACAACGTTCCAAAACCAGATGAAGAAACTCCAGTAGCGGAAGTACCAGCTGAAGTAATTGATTTAAATAAAATAGAGATGGATTTTATAGCATTAGCAGGTTCTAATGAAGTTCAATTTGTTTTAGGACTAACAAACAAAAATGAAGCAGAAGCTGAATTGTACTTTTCTACAGGACAAAAATATGAAATTGTCGTTACAAAAGGCGGTAATGAAGTTTACAGATACACAAATGACCGTATGTTTACGGAGGCATTAGAACAACTAACATTACCTTCTAGAGAAAGACTAGAATGGGAAGAAAGTTGGAATTATACAATAGATGGCGAAAGGTTGCCAGAAGGTGAATATGAGGCACGAGCGTTTTTTGTTCCTTATCAAATAAGTAATATGGAAGTTAACGATCAATTATTTAGTATGACAACTAATTTTGTTGTACCAGCAGAAAATAAAGCCTATCGCAATGTAACGGTAGAAGGCGAAAACGGCCGATACATCGTTCGTGGTGAAGGTAGAGTATTTGAAGCTACAGCTTCTTATTTTGTAGAAGATGGTCAAAATTATTTAGTAGAAGAAACTTTCTTTACATTAAAGGAAGGGGCTCCAAGTTGGTCGGAATTTGAGCTAGAAATAAACATCGATCAAGATAAACTTCCTGAGCATGGTACAGTAACTCTAGTGCTTTTTGAAAGAAGTGCAAAAGACGGCTCCATTGTAAATGAATATTATGTGACGCTAGAAAGGTTTTAG
- a CDS encoding transcriptional regulator, translating into MENKIILVSSNQLGKGEEALGESVLETFFTLLKQRESLPHAIFLMNTGVLTATEQSLTSVHLGELENSGVHVYACRTCVEHYEVADKLTVGKIKGMDLFVELATKHEVLTIS; encoded by the coding sequence ATGGAAAATAAAATTATATTAGTAAGCTCTAATCAGTTAGGAAAAGGTGAAGAAGCACTTGGGGAATCTGTATTAGAGACATTTTTCACTTTATTAAAACAACGTGAAAGTTTACCACATGCAATATTCCTAATGAACACTGGTGTACTCACAGCTACAGAACAATCACTAACATCTGTTCATTTAGGAGAATTAGAAAACAGTGGCGTACACGTTTATGCATGTCGTACATGTGTAGAACATTATGAAGTTGCCGACAAACTAACAGTCGGAAAAATAAAAGGCATGGATCTATTCGTTGAACTAGCCACTAAACATGAAGTATTAACTATTTCTTAA
- a CDS encoding DUF3941 domain-containing protein produces the protein MPHTSDNDKKAKDNNAKRHEKNMEREKNRQKGERQYSKKTDHL, from the coding sequence ATGCCTCATACAAGTGATAACGATAAAAAAGCAAAAGACAATAACGCGAAACGCCATGAGAAAAACATGGAGCGCGAAAAAAACCGTCAAAAAGGTGAAAGACAATATTCCAAAAAGACAGATCACCTATAA
- a CDS encoding YajQ family cyclic di-GMP-binding protein, whose product MAKECSFDIVSEVDLPEVTNAISIALKEVKNRYDFKGSKSDIKLEKEELVLVSDDDYKMEQLKDVLISKLIKRGVAIKNIQYGKLENASGGTVRQRANLVQGIDKENAKKVNTIIKNSGLKVKTQIQDDQIRVTGKNRDDLQSVIAALREASLDIELQFTNYR is encoded by the coding sequence ATGGCTAAGGAATGTTCATTTGATATCGTTTCTGAAGTTGATTTACCTGAAGTTACAAACGCAATAAGCATCGCTTTAAAAGAAGTTAAAAACCGCTACGACTTTAAAGGTTCCAAAAGTGACATTAAGTTGGAAAAAGAAGAATTAGTATTAGTCTCTGATGATGATTATAAAATGGAGCAATTAAAAGATGTTTTAATTAGCAAATTAATTAAACGTGGCGTAGCGATTAAAAACATTCAGTATGGAAAGTTAGAAAATGCTTCAGGCGGAACAGTTCGCCAACGTGCAAATCTCGTTCAAGGTATTGATAAAGAAAACGCAAAAAAGGTCAATACAATTATTAAGAACTCTGGCTTGAAAGTTAAGACACAAATTCAAGATGACCAAATTCGTGTTACTGGCAAAAACAGAGATGACTTACAATCTGTCATCGCTGCTCTACGTGAAGCAAGTCTAGATATCGAGTTACAGTTTACGAATTATCGATAA
- a CDS encoding GNAT family N-acetyltransferase — MSKIDIRTIKVEDAPRLLHHMKIVLSEGKNLLISPKEFHMTTVDEEIWIKSNIEKNNFTIVAEKDGEIVGLLNANRGTKVRVEHLCSFGISIQEKYCNQGIGSKMITRLLEWAKQDEKIEKVYLEVFAENERAIHVYEKFGFKKEGIKEKHIKFEDGSYADEYLMGQFI; from the coding sequence ATGAGTAAAATAGATATTAGAACAATAAAAGTAGAAGATGCTCCAAGACTATTGCATCATATGAAAATTGTTTTATCAGAGGGGAAAAACTTGCTGATATCACCAAAAGAATTCCACATGACTACAGTAGATGAAGAAATCTGGATAAAGAGTAATATAGAGAAAAATAACTTTACCATTGTTGCTGAAAAAGATGGTGAAATTGTTGGTTTGTTAAACGCAAACAGAGGGACAAAGGTGAGAGTAGAACATTTATGCTCATTTGGAATTAGTATTCAAGAGAAATATTGCAATCAAGGTATTGGATCAAAAATGATAACTAGATTACTAGAATGGGCCAAACAAGATGAGAAAATCGAAAAAGTCTATTTAGAAGTTTTTGCAGAAAATGAAAGAGCCATTCACGTCTACGAAAAATTTGGCTTCAAAAAAGAAGGCATAAAAGAGAAACATATTAAATTTGAAGATGGCTCATATGCCGATGAATACTTAATGGGACAATTCATTTAG
- a CDS encoding alpha/beta fold hydrolase: MIIVNKQFVGEIPLLEVYNESIAEQKAPTIFFIHGITSMKEMNLSYAYLLAEKGFRIFLPDCTYHGERTNRKNEAELGPVFWKIVIQTIHELDFLRKHFLHQGKIDEDRIGVVGTSMGGFITLGALTQFEWIKTAVSLMGCPDYKSFAQMKLSALPENTFSEEEIRTALEQIVPYDLSKQPDKLQNRPLFCWHGKCDKEVPSNYIEEFYEALKDSSSHFELVIDEKAEHKVSKHGMYKTVSWFNEYL; this comes from the coding sequence ATGATAATTGTAAACAAGCAGTTTGTCGGTGAAATTCCCTTGTTAGAAGTTTATAACGAGTCGATTGCAGAACAAAAAGCGCCGACAATCTTTTTTATTCATGGCATTACAAGTATGAAAGAAATGAACTTATCTTATGCCTATTTATTAGCGGAAAAAGGTTTTCGAATCTTTTTACCAGATTGTACTTATCACGGAGAAAGAACGAATAGGAAAAATGAAGCGGAATTAGGTCCTGTTTTTTGGAAAATAGTGATACAAACTATTCATGAATTAGATTTTTTACGAAAACATTTTCTACATCAGGGAAAAATAGACGAAGACAGAATTGGAGTCGTTGGTACTTCCATGGGTGGATTTATTACCCTTGGTGCACTAACGCAATTTGAATGGATCAAAACAGCAGTTAGCCTAATGGGTTGTCCTGATTATAAATCATTTGCCCAAATGAAATTAAGTGCGCTACCTGAAAATACTTTCTCTGAAGAAGAAATTAGAACAGCATTAGAACAAATTGTTCCATATGATTTAAGTAAACAACCAGATAAATTACAAAACCGTCCATTATTTTGTTGGCATGGAAAATGTGATAAGGAAGTTCCATCAAACTATATAGAAGAGTTTTATGAAGCGCTAAAGGACTCTAGCTCTCATTTCGAATTAGTTATTGACGAAAAAGCAGAACACAAAGTATCTAAACATGGCATGTACAAAACAGTTAGTTGGTTTAATGAATACTTATGA
- a CDS encoding LacI family DNA-binding transcriptional regulator encodes MSVTIKDVAKAANVAPSTVSRVIANNPRISEKTKKRVREAMEELGYHPNFIARSLANQSTKVIGLVMPASADKTLQNPFFPEVLRGISTAAHDKQYALQMSTGVSEEEILEGVIQMVQGRRVDGIIMLYSRVEDKVIKYLQNSKFPFVVIGKPFTQVEEITHVDNDNFRGAKEATEHLIKLGHDRIAFVGGSLNLVVTIDRLLGYEKALRNAGIPHRDDYVIHEEFLKEGGQEATSELLSLEQPPTALVVADDLMALGILNKLHDLNISVPEQLSIVSFNNVLLAEVARPPLTSVDINIFQLGFQATKTLIQKMEDPTEPTKRIIIPHKMVVRQTCQQYKTVSTMIES; translated from the coding sequence ATGAGCGTAACAATTAAAGATGTAGCGAAAGCTGCTAATGTTGCACCTTCTACTGTTTCTCGTGTCATCGCAAATAATCCACGAATAAGTGAAAAAACAAAAAAGCGAGTACGAGAAGCAATGGAAGAATTGGGGTATCACCCAAACTTTATCGCAAGAAGTTTAGCTAATCAATCGACGAAGGTAATCGGCCTAGTTATGCCGGCTTCTGCAGATAAAACATTACAAAATCCATTCTTCCCAGAAGTCCTTAGGGGAATAAGTACAGCAGCCCATGATAAACAATACGCACTTCAAATGTCTACTGGGGTATCAGAAGAAGAAATTTTAGAAGGTGTTATTCAAATGGTGCAAGGACGTAGGGTAGATGGCATCATCATGCTTTATTCTCGAGTAGAAGATAAGGTAATTAAATATCTGCAAAATAGTAAATTTCCTTTCGTCGTTATAGGTAAACCTTTTACGCAAGTAGAAGAAATTACCCATGTAGACAATGACAACTTCCGTGGAGCAAAAGAGGCAACAGAGCATCTTATCAAACTTGGACATGATCGTATTGCTTTTGTTGGTGGTAGTTTAAATTTAGTCGTAACCATTGATCGTTTGTTAGGTTATGAAAAAGCGTTAAGAAATGCAGGTATTCCGCATCGTGATGATTATGTTATTCACGAAGAATTTTTAAAAGAAGGCGGGCAAGAAGCGACTTCAGAACTTCTGTCCTTAGAGCAACCACCTACCGCCTTAGTAGTTGCTGATGATCTTATGGCACTTGGAATATTAAACAAATTGCATGATCTAAATATTTCTGTGCCTGAACAATTATCCATTGTGAGCTTTAATAATGTGTTGTTAGCAGAAGTTGCGCGACCACCGTTGACATCCGTCGATATTAATATCTTCCAGCTTGGTTTCCAAGCAACGAAAACACTAATTCAAAAAATGGAAGATCCAACTGAACCGACTAAACGTATTATCATTCCACACAAAATGGTCGTACGACAAACATGTCAGCAATATAAAACAGTATCAACTATGATAGAAAGCTAG